A genomic segment from Nocardiopsis sp. Huas11 encodes:
- a CDS encoding Tat pathway signal sequence domain protein — translation MYEQTGTQESTRTEYVRRDVLKGMAATGVAVPLTTMAVDAGWGETVAAATLPTEPAGAPDVGVRWLEGVPSELPGATWGTPWPKGAVAEGSSFALHGADGTPAPLQTWPTAFWPDGTVKWTGHAIPGSVAAHEEYTLGEGTPAEPETAVSVATGGREVTVSTGVITAKIPTRGQYVVSSVERDGVVIASDGELVALKQDDIVDDVEAAPARRHAYRSWVDEVTVEQEGPVRAVVRVEGTHRAARRGKVNGRQGWLPFTLRLYFFAGSDSFRVVHSFVLDSDGTTDFVAGLGMRFAVPMHDELYNRHVRLLSGGERMVAEAVQGVTGLRRDPSAQVRAAQVAGERLPDIGTWDPRVGEWMHYVPAWGDHTLSQLTSEGFSVRKRTASGHGWVPVDQGRRAAGTGYVGGVGGGLVFGMRDFWQRHPAQLDVRGAHTDEAQATIWMWSPEAGPMDTRFYHDGMGQDTHADQLDGLNINYEDYEPDFGTPYGIARTTELTFWAVAATPSAERLGAMGRTVSATPQIVNSTSHLTSAGVFGGLFAPVDRTDPVKAEIEANLDFLFDYYSAQVEQRHWYGFWDYGDIMHTFDEDRQVWRYDIGGYAWDNSELSPDLWLWYAFMRSGRADVFRMAEAMTRHTGEVDVYHLGQWAGLGTRHNVQHWGCSAKQQRISTAGYRRMFYFLTADERTGDLMRALVDSDETFLALDPLRKIRTEPYEPDRNALAIGLGTDWSGLAFAWLTEWERRGPKAETAEAKLRGTMESIAAMPNGFIQGEGLYDLDSGVFAEAEAAVGVSHLSAMFGQVEVCAELIDLVDMPEFEEAWLQYCRLYNATREEQTEEVGEHFGNLILRQGHSRLDAYAAVRLGEDAYAERAWRQFLDPQDGWEYPHDRDWSSTESEHTLNPADSAPWVSTNTTALFGLAAIQNLALIGDKLPRT, via the coding sequence GTGTACGAGCAGACAGGCACACAGGAGAGCACGAGGACGGAGTACGTCCGACGCGACGTCCTCAAGGGCATGGCCGCCACCGGGGTGGCCGTCCCGCTCACCACGATGGCGGTGGACGCGGGCTGGGGCGAGACCGTCGCCGCCGCGACCCTGCCCACCGAACCCGCGGGCGCGCCCGACGTCGGTGTCCGGTGGCTGGAGGGCGTGCCCTCCGAACTCCCCGGCGCCACCTGGGGAACGCCCTGGCCCAAGGGCGCCGTCGCGGAGGGGTCCTCCTTCGCCCTGCACGGCGCTGACGGCACACCCGCCCCGCTGCAGACCTGGCCGACGGCGTTCTGGCCGGACGGGACGGTCAAGTGGACCGGCCACGCCATCCCCGGCTCGGTGGCCGCCCACGAGGAGTACACGCTCGGGGAGGGGACGCCGGCCGAACCGGAGACGGCGGTCTCGGTCGCGACCGGCGGCCGGGAGGTCACCGTCTCCACCGGCGTGATCACGGCGAAGATCCCCACCCGGGGCCAGTACGTGGTCTCCAGCGTCGAGCGCGACGGCGTCGTCATCGCCAGTGACGGTGAACTGGTCGCGCTCAAGCAGGACGACATCGTCGACGACGTCGAGGCGGCCCCGGCCCGCCGGCACGCCTACCGCAGCTGGGTGGACGAGGTGACGGTCGAGCAGGAGGGCCCGGTGCGCGCGGTCGTGCGCGTGGAGGGCACCCACCGCGCGGCGCGGCGGGGCAAGGTGAACGGCCGCCAGGGGTGGCTGCCGTTCACGCTGCGGCTGTACTTCTTCGCCGGATCCGACTCCTTCCGCGTGGTTCACAGCTTCGTCCTGGACAGCGACGGCACGACGGACTTCGTGGCCGGCCTGGGCATGCGGTTCGCCGTGCCGATGCACGACGAGCTCTACAACCGGCACGTCCGGCTGCTGTCGGGCGGGGAGCGCATGGTGGCCGAGGCCGTCCAGGGCGTGACGGGGCTGCGCCGCGACCCGAGCGCGCAGGTGCGGGCCGCGCAGGTGGCCGGGGAACGGCTCCCCGACATCGGCACCTGGGACCCGCGGGTCGGCGAGTGGATGCACTACGTGCCCGCCTGGGGCGACCACACGCTGAGCCAGCTCACCTCCGAGGGGTTCTCCGTGCGCAAGCGCACGGCCTCCGGGCACGGGTGGGTGCCGGTCGACCAGGGCCGGCGCGCCGCGGGCACCGGGTACGTGGGCGGAGTGGGCGGCGGTCTGGTGTTCGGCATGCGCGACTTCTGGCAGCGCCATCCGGCACAGCTCGACGTGCGCGGCGCCCACACCGACGAGGCGCAGGCGACGATCTGGATGTGGTCGCCCGAGGCCGGTCCGATGGACACGCGCTTCTACCACGACGGCATGGGCCAGGACACCCACGCCGACCAGCTCGACGGCCTCAACATCAACTACGAGGACTACGAACCCGACTTCGGCACGCCCTACGGCATCGCCCGGACCACGGAGCTGACGTTCTGGGCGGTGGCGGCCACGCCGTCGGCCGAGCGGCTCGGCGCGATGGGGCGCACGGTGAGCGCCACGCCGCAGATCGTCAACTCGACGTCGCACCTGACCTCCGCCGGCGTGTTCGGCGGCCTGTTCGCGCCCGTGGACCGCACCGACCCCGTCAAGGCCGAGATCGAGGCCAACCTCGACTTCCTCTTCGACTACTACTCCGCGCAGGTCGAACAGCGCCACTGGTACGGGTTCTGGGACTACGGCGACATCATGCACACCTTCGACGAGGACCGGCAGGTGTGGCGGTACGACATCGGCGGCTACGCCTGGGACAACTCCGAGCTCTCGCCGGACCTGTGGCTGTGGTACGCCTTCATGCGCTCCGGGCGCGCGGACGTGTTCCGCATGGCCGAGGCGATGACGCGGCACACGGGCGAGGTGGACGTGTACCACCTGGGCCAGTGGGCGGGGCTCGGTACCCGCCACAACGTGCAGCACTGGGGGTGCAGTGCCAAGCAGCAGCGCATCTCCACGGCCGGGTACCGCCGGATGTTCTACTTCCTGACCGCGGACGAGCGCACCGGGGACCTGATGCGCGCTCTGGTGGACTCCGACGAGACCTTCCTGGCGCTGGACCCGCTGCGCAAGATCCGGACCGAGCCCTACGAGCCGGACCGCAACGCGCTGGCGATCGGCCTGGGCACGGACTGGAGCGGCCTGGCGTTCGCCTGGCTCACCGAGTGGGAGCGCCGCGGGCCCAAGGCCGAGACCGCCGAGGCCAAGCTGCGCGGCACGATGGAGTCGATCGCCGCCATGCCCAACGGGTTCATCCAGGGCGAGGGCCTCTACGACCTGGACTCCGGGGTGTTCGCCGAGGCGGAGGCCGCGGTGGGCGTGAGCCATCTGTCGGCGATGTTCGGCCAGGTGGAGGTGTGCGCCGAGCTGATCGACCTGGTGGACATGCCCGAGTTCGAGGAGGCCTGGCTGCAGTACTGCCGCCTGTACAACGCCACGCGCGAGGAGCAGACGGAGGAGGTGGGCGAGCACTTCGGCAACCTCATCCTGCGCCAGGGCCACTCGCGTCTGGACGCCTACGCCGCCGTGCGCCTGGGCGAGGACGCCTACGCCGAGCGCGCGTGGCGGCAGTTCCTGGACCCGCAGGACGGCTGGGAGTACCCGCACGACCGCGACTGGAGCTCGACGGAGTCCGAGCACACCCTCAACCCGGCCGACAGCGCGCCGTGGGTGTCGACCAACACGACGGCGCTGTTCGGTCTGGCCGCGATCCAGAACCTGGCCCTGATCGGCGACAAGCTGCCGCGTACCTAG
- a CDS encoding carbohydrate ABC transporter permease: protein MTPARMRKLAWHALVLAILVVMLYPLVWMLASSLKPSREIVTSVALIPQTWEWSNYAAALEPRVGVPVWRFFLNTTLISAGAVVGNVLTCSLAAYAFARLRFRLRTPMFAFMLVTIMLPYHVVLIPQYTIFQQLGMVDTFWPLVLPKFLATDAFFVFLMVQFVRQLPQDLDEAARIDGCGPFRIFTLVILPLLRPALITTAIFTFIWTWNDFFQQLIYLSSPDNYTLPLALRLFVDTQESVANFGPMFALSVLSMLPVLLFFAAFQRYLIDGMATSGLKG, encoded by the coding sequence ATGACGCCCGCACGCATGCGCAAGCTCGCCTGGCACGCGCTGGTCCTGGCGATCCTGGTGGTCATGCTCTACCCGCTGGTGTGGATGCTGGCCAGCAGCCTCAAGCCCAGCCGCGAGATCGTCACGAGCGTCGCGCTCATCCCGCAGACGTGGGAATGGAGCAACTACGCGGCCGCGCTCGAACCGCGCGTGGGCGTCCCGGTGTGGCGGTTCTTCCTCAACACCACGCTCATCTCGGCGGGCGCGGTGGTGGGCAACGTCCTCACCTGCTCACTGGCCGCCTACGCCTTCGCCCGCCTGCGGTTCCGCCTGCGCACGCCGATGTTCGCGTTCATGTTGGTCACGATCATGCTGCCGTACCACGTGGTGCTGATCCCGCAGTACACGATCTTCCAGCAGCTGGGCATGGTCGACACCTTCTGGCCGCTGGTGCTGCCGAAGTTCCTGGCCACCGACGCCTTCTTCGTCTTCCTCATGGTGCAGTTCGTCCGCCAACTGCCCCAGGACCTGGACGAGGCCGCGCGCATCGACGGCTGCGGACCCTTCCGGATCTTCACCCTGGTGATCCTGCCGCTGCTGCGGCCCGCGCTCATCACCACGGCGATCTTCACCTTCATCTGGACCTGGAACGACTTCTTCCAGCAGCTGATCTACCTGTCCTCACCGGACAACTACACGCTGCCGCTGGCTCTGCGGCTGTTCGTCGACACCCAGGAGTCGGTGGCGAACTTCGGCCCGATGTTCGCGCTGTCGGTGCTGTCGATGCTGCCGGTCCTGCTCTTCTTCGCCGCCTTCCAGCGCTACCTGATCGACGGCATGGCGACGTCGGGCCTGAAGGGGTGA
- a CDS encoding carbohydrate ABC transporter permease, whose product MTTTSTRSAARRSRRRSGTYGDHPATGYLFLSPWILGALLLFLGPMLASLYLSFTDYDLFSTPNWIGLENYERMLTDDPRFGNSVLATVRFVVFGVPIQLAAALGVALLLNRASRMSGVYRSAFYAPSLLGGSVALALVWRSLFTADGPADQLSGLFGMPSRGWVNDPQLALAVLVLLIVWQFGAPMVIFLAGLKQIPQELYDAAAVDGANAWQRFRSITVPMLSPVIFFNLVLNTINAFQVFNAAFVVSGGTGGPSDTTLFYTLYLWRKGFVEFNMGYASAMAWVLLLGIALVTVLIFRSARSWVHYAGEKR is encoded by the coding sequence ATGACGACCACCTCCACCCGCTCCGCCGCCCGCCGGTCCCGGCGGCGGAGCGGCACCTACGGCGACCACCCCGCCACGGGTTACCTGTTCCTGTCCCCGTGGATCCTCGGTGCCCTGCTGCTGTTCCTCGGCCCCATGCTCGCCTCGCTCTACCTGTCCTTCACCGACTACGACCTCTTCTCCACACCGAACTGGATCGGGCTGGAGAACTACGAGCGGATGCTCACCGACGACCCCAGGTTCGGCAACTCGGTGCTGGCGACCGTACGGTTCGTCGTCTTCGGCGTCCCGATCCAGCTCGCCGCCGCCCTGGGAGTGGCCCTGCTGCTGAACCGGGCGAGCCGGATGTCGGGCGTGTACCGCTCCGCGTTCTACGCGCCCTCGTTGCTGGGCGGCAGCGTCGCGCTGGCCCTGGTGTGGCGCTCGCTGTTCACCGCCGACGGTCCGGCCGACCAGCTCTCCGGCCTGTTCGGAATGCCCTCGCGCGGCTGGGTCAACGACCCCCAGCTGGCCCTGGCCGTGCTGGTGCTGCTGATCGTGTGGCAGTTCGGCGCGCCCATGGTGATCTTCCTGGCCGGGCTCAAGCAGATCCCGCAGGAGCTCTACGACGCCGCCGCAGTGGACGGCGCCAACGCCTGGCAGCGGTTCCGGTCGATCACGGTGCCCATGCTCTCGCCGGTGATCTTCTTCAACCTCGTCCTCAACACCATCAACGCCTTCCAGGTGTTCAATGCCGCCTTCGTGGTGAGCGGCGGCACCGGCGGTCCGAGCGACACGACGCTGTTCTACACGCTCTACCTGTGGCGGAAGGGATTCGTGGAGTTCAACATGGGCTACGCCTCGGCCATGGCCTGGGTCCTGCTCCTGGGCATCGCGCTGGTCACGGTTCTGATCTTCCGCAGCGCCCGCTCCTGGGTGCACTACGCGGGGGAGAAGCGATGA
- a CDS encoding ABC transporter substrate-binding protein, with the protein MKKTPVAVTALALTLMATACGGTGGSDDETTLRFAIWGSDERYEIVQGAVQAFMDDNPGIQVETTVAEYDPYWQRMNTEMAGGNAPDVFLMSDRHLREYTGRNVVMDLAPHVGEGVRTDDITPEVMGLGTDGDHLWGLPMSQITITMPYNPGLWEEAGAEAPELGWTWDDYLEAAQLVSEHTDEEIYGASDFGGIESWFKVYLSQKGKSLYTEDGELGYTADDVVEWWEMATEFREAGATTPGEITNDTTAGTPLIQRRSASEFTPDSTFAPDQADQFDGDFALAPLPQSDSLGLYAEPAMLISASARTSHEEESLALIDYIVNEPASAEALGMTFGLPANQTNREHIAGDLEGAWQQVYEYEELVGPELKEGPPAPPQGASTLFDLFTTYYEDVMFDRAAPEEQARAFYAEAEQVIADNQD; encoded by the coding sequence GTGAAGAAGACACCGGTCGCGGTCACCGCGCTGGCCCTGACCCTCATGGCGACCGCCTGCGGCGGTACCGGCGGGTCGGACGACGAGACCACCCTGCGCTTCGCGATCTGGGGCAGCGACGAGCGCTACGAGATCGTCCAGGGCGCCGTCCAGGCGTTCATGGACGACAACCCCGGCATCCAGGTCGAGACGACCGTCGCCGAGTACGACCCCTACTGGCAGCGGATGAACACCGAGATGGCCGGCGGCAACGCCCCCGACGTGTTCCTCATGAGCGACCGGCACCTGCGCGAGTACACCGGCCGCAACGTGGTCATGGACCTGGCGCCGCACGTCGGCGAAGGCGTGCGCACCGACGACATCACCCCCGAGGTCATGGGGCTGGGCACCGACGGCGACCACCTGTGGGGCCTGCCGATGAGCCAGATCACCATCACCATGCCCTACAACCCCGGACTGTGGGAGGAGGCCGGGGCCGAGGCCCCCGAACTCGGCTGGACCTGGGACGACTACCTCGAAGCGGCCCAGCTGGTCTCCGAGCACACCGACGAGGAGATCTACGGCGCCAGCGACTTCGGCGGCATCGAGTCCTGGTTCAAGGTCTACCTGAGCCAGAAGGGCAAGTCCCTCTACACCGAGGACGGCGAGCTCGGCTACACCGCCGACGACGTCGTCGAGTGGTGGGAGATGGCCACGGAGTTCCGCGAGGCCGGAGCCACGACCCCGGGCGAGATCACCAACGACACCACCGCCGGGACCCCCTTGATCCAGCGCCGGTCGGCGTCGGAGTTCACCCCGGACTCGACCTTCGCGCCCGACCAGGCCGACCAGTTCGACGGCGACTTCGCCCTCGCCCCGCTCCCCCAGTCCGACTCCCTCGGCCTGTACGCCGAGCCCGCCATGCTCATCAGCGCCAGCGCCCGCACCTCCCACGAGGAGGAGTCCCTGGCCCTGATCGACTACATCGTCAACGAGCCCGCCTCCGCCGAGGCGCTGGGCATGACCTTCGGGCTCCCCGCCAACCAGACCAACCGCGAGCACATCGCCGGGGACCTGGAGGGCGCCTGGCAGCAGGTGTACGAGTACGAGGAGCTGGTCGGCCCCGAGCTCAAGGAGGGTCCGCCCGCCCCGCCGCAGGGCGCCAGCACCCTGTTCGACCTCTTCACCACCTACTACGAGGACGTCATGTTCGACCGGGCCGCCCCGGAGGAGCAGGCGCGCGCCTTCTACGCCGAGGCCGAGCAGGTCATCGCCGACAACCAGGACTGA